The Accipiter gentilis chromosome 7, bAccGen1.1, whole genome shotgun sequence genome includes a region encoding these proteins:
- the LOC126040925 gene encoding claw keratin-like, whose product MSCSSLCAPSCGVAAPAPLADTCNEPCVRQCPDSTVVIQPPPSVVTFPGPILSSFPQYSVVGSAGAPGVGGGFGGTFGGRGGFGGLGGYGGYGGSWGYGGLGGYGGYGGYGGYGGCGYGGWGRGHRYLNGNCGPC is encoded by the coding sequence atgtcctgctccagcctgtgcgccccttcctgcggggtggccgccccggccccgctggctgacacctgcaacgagccctgcgtgcggcagtgccccgactccacggtggtgatccagcccccgccctcggtggtcaccttccccgggcccatcctcagctccttcccgcagtacagcgttgttggctcggcgggagcccccggagttggagggggctttggtggcacttttggaggccgtggcggttttggaggccttgggggctatggaggctatggaggctcttggggctatggaggccttgggggctatggaggctacgggggctacgggggctacgggggttgcggatatggcggctggggccgaggccacaggtacctcaacggcaactgtgggccttgctaa